Proteins encoded in a region of the Kiritimatiellia bacterium genome:
- a CDS encoding superoxide dismutase, with the protein MSMTRREAIRAATFGALAAVAALRSPRAVAQTDGTPLVPPAPPPTPPGPFSLGPLPYPPEALEPHIDAMTMSIHYGKHHAAYVNNLNRAISQYPHLAGRSLEDLLQNLDELPDDIRTAVRNNGGGHANHTLFWKTLSPSGGGLPGGALMEAIESQLGGFEAFKDALTRAALSVFGSGWAWLSLDSENRLVVESLPNQDSPLMFGRKPLFGIDVWEHAYYLKYQNRRAEYVAAVWNIVNWPAVEANYTESLSS; encoded by the coding sequence ATGAGCATGACCCGACGAGAAGCCATTCGAGCGGCGACCTTTGGCGCGTTAGCTGCGGTTGCCGCATTACGATCACCGAGGGCCGTCGCGCAGACCGACGGAACACCGTTGGTTCCTCCAGCGCCTCCACCCACGCCTCCGGGACCCTTTTCGCTGGGCCCCCTTCCCTATCCGCCCGAGGCGTTGGAACCCCACATTGACGCCATGACCATGTCGATTCACTACGGCAAACATCACGCGGCGTACGTCAACAATTTGAATCGCGCGATTTCTCAATATCCTCACCTTGCCGGTCGCTCCCTCGAGGATTTGTTGCAAAACCTCGATGAGTTGCCGGATGACATCCGGACGGCCGTGCGGAACAATGGCGGGGGTCACGCAAATCACACGTTGTTCTGGAAAACCCTTTCGCCATCCGGCGGGGGTCTCCCAGGCGGCGCCCTGATGGAAGCGATCGAATCGCAGTTAGGCGGATTCGAAGCCTTCAAAGACGCGTTGACACGAGCGGCGCTTTCCGTGTTCGGCAGCGGGTGGGCCTGGCTCTCGCTCGATTCGGAAAATCGGCTCGTCGTGGAGTCGCTTCCCAACCAGGACAGCCCGCTGATGTTCGGCCGAAAACCGCTTTTTGGCATCGACGTTTGGGAGCACGCCTATTACCTCAAGTACCAAAATCGACGTGCCGAATATGTCGCCGCGGTTTGGAATATCGTGAACTGGCCGGCCGTCGAGGCCAACTACACGGAATCACTGTCCAGTTGA
- a CDS encoding SOS response-associated peptidase — protein sequence MCGRLVVSSTAEQLAQAVRASRVEGEQAPSYNVSPTQPVPAVLNEDRDILRWVRWGLIKPKSQGISPGGVLFNARVETVFQKPAFRHAARARRCVIVADGFYEWAPALSAKRQPWFFRQKSRTPLLIAGLWEREAEHSGPHSIAYSCTILTTEAIGPVRPIHHRMPLFLREMDLEGWLSRVEWTSNEWTDFLDEIAVPDLEAYPVGTRVNSTSNNGPDLILPAAPSEFASQLDLFG from the coding sequence GTGTGCGGTCGACTGGTTGTCTCCTCTACTGCTGAACAATTGGCACAGGCCGTGAGGGCCTCTCGCGTGGAGGGGGAGCAGGCGCCGAGCTACAACGTGTCGCCGACCCAGCCCGTACCGGCGGTTCTCAACGAGGATCGTGACATCCTCCGTTGGGTACGGTGGGGACTGATCAAACCAAAGTCGCAAGGAATTTCGCCTGGTGGCGTCCTTTTCAATGCACGGGTCGAAACCGTTTTTCAGAAGCCGGCATTTCGTCATGCGGCGCGCGCACGGCGTTGTGTGATTGTAGCCGACGGTTTTTATGAATGGGCGCCCGCTTTGTCAGCAAAACGGCAGCCGTGGTTCTTCCGGCAAAAGAGCCGAACTCCGCTGTTGATTGCCGGGCTTTGGGAACGAGAAGCTGAACATTCTGGACCTCATTCAATCGCATACTCTTGCACGATTCTCACCACAGAAGCTATCGGGCCCGTTCGACCTATCCACCATCGCATGCCTCTTTTTTTGAGGGAAATGGATCTGGAGGGCTGGCTCTCCCGTGTCGAGTGGACAAGCAATGAGTGGACCGATTTTTTGGATGAAATTGCTGTACCGGACCTAGAAGCCTATCCGGTAGGCACGCGGGTCAATTCTACGTCAAATAATGGCCCCGATTTGATTTTGCCGGCAGCGCCGAGTGAGTTCGCCAGTCAGTTGGATCTGTTTGGGTAG
- a CDS encoding DUF2079 domain-containing protein, translated as MLLVPWWKRVFTGILLVAAVASLAGTLIAGFCAYSWQRNRLSDYGIYLNMMWNTAHGEPFRYLIDGSYLRIHLSYTVGLLGFAFRIVDHPILLVVLQWACSAVGTLILVTTARKLGFEPSWTAALAFFYAAYRFVQALLVHQFHGVALYLLLVPALYAALKFRSNCAWPLLALTLGIREDAFLVILPLLLHAALRDRRRDRWLMLAMSILYGFLAIFVIYPTLAGISIFEKRTAEIPSLVDLGDYSRQAVAARIRAIALVATPLLVAGKRFFTALFYPSFALAVSLASKWPSQYGLGSHYGASVVSTMAVGLLEALSKTKNSSDPPIKYRISPWFPPLWLAGVTILVHLESGFLWGGGKSRHFYYLINERAMSILAAAKHIPKDGVLITSDELVAFCGNRRDLMVWHIPSRPKPYDHVFAALGDLPKLDGGRVWSELQSGVLGVRFSNGRYAVLSRGFDTRANQEVLEFARHRLIHGSARHGGMDLMRGDLPVRYWEGDGSRAPINLSHGRFWRLDPGVYSFTLEYVAETPRRSVRKTWGWFSLHLLNSPEELARAEIPPVAGSAGDLQTLDLEFTNSQSCNIEFRVTGGDAPLWLYRVKYHPR; from the coding sequence GTGCTTTTAGTCCCATGGTGGAAGCGAGTCTTCACCGGCATCTTGCTTGTCGCGGCCGTCGCATCCCTGGCAGGCACCCTGATCGCTGGATTTTGCGCCTATAGCTGGCAGAGAAACCGGCTTAGCGATTACGGGATCTACCTCAACATGATGTGGAACACCGCCCACGGGGAGCCATTTCGCTATCTGATCGATGGTTCCTATCTCCGAATTCATCTGTCCTACACCGTGGGGCTTCTGGGATTTGCATTTCGAATTGTGGATCATCCGATTTTGCTCGTGGTGTTGCAGTGGGCCTGTTCCGCCGTCGGCACGCTTATCCTCGTAACAACGGCCCGCAAACTCGGTTTTGAACCGTCTTGGACGGCCGCACTCGCGTTTTTTTATGCGGCCTATCGATTCGTTCAGGCTCTCCTTGTGCATCAATTTCATGGCGTAGCTCTGTATCTGCTTCTGGTTCCAGCCCTGTATGCGGCGCTGAAATTCCGCTCGAATTGCGCGTGGCCCCTTCTCGCGCTCACCCTGGGCATCCGGGAAGATGCTTTTTTGGTCATCTTGCCTCTCCTCCTGCATGCCGCGCTGAGGGACCGTCGGCGGGATCGGTGGCTGATGCTTGCCATGAGCATCCTCTACGGGTTCCTGGCGATCTTCGTGATCTATCCCACGTTGGCCGGTATTTCGATCTTTGAGAAGCGAACTGCGGAAATTCCAAGTTTAGTTGACCTGGGTGATTATTCCAGGCAAGCCGTCGCCGCTCGTATACGCGCAATCGCACTCGTGGCGACTCCGCTTTTAGTCGCTGGGAAAAGATTTTTTACAGCGCTCTTTTACCCGTCATTTGCGTTGGCTGTCAGCCTCGCCAGCAAATGGCCATCCCAGTACGGCCTGGGCTCGCATTACGGGGCGTCGGTCGTCTCTACGATGGCCGTGGGATTGCTCGAAGCTCTTTCGAAAACAAAAAACTCCAGCGATCCGCCAATAAAGTATCGCATCTCCCCATGGTTCCCGCCCCTATGGCTCGCGGGGGTGACCATCCTCGTCCACCTCGAAAGCGGGTTTCTTTGGGGCGGAGGCAAAAGCCGCCACTTTTATTACCTTATTAATGAGCGCGCCATGTCGATTCTGGCAGCGGCGAAACACATCCCGAAAGATGGCGTACTCATCACCAGCGATGAGCTCGTCGCTTTTTGCGGCAACCGCCGAGACCTGATGGTGTGGCATATCCCGAGCCGTCCCAAACCTTATGACCATGTCTTTGCCGCCCTAGGCGACCTCCCAAAACTCGACGGCGGTCGTGTCTGGTCCGAACTTCAGTCCGGAGTCCTTGGCGTTCGTTTTTCCAACGGCCGTTACGCGGTGTTGTCTCGTGGATTCGATACACGCGCGAACCAAGAGGTACTTGAGTTTGCCCGCCATCGCCTGATCCATGGGTCTGCACGGCACGGCGGAATGGATCTAATGCGCGGCGATCTTCCGGTGCGCTATTGGGAAGGCGATGGTTCCCGAGCGCCCATCAATCTCTCGCATGGCCGATTTTGGCGACTGGACCCCGGCGTTTATTCGTTCACGCTCGAGTACGTCGCCGAAACTCCGCGAAGGTCGGTTCGAAAAACATGGGGCTGGTTTAGCCTTCATCTCTTGAATTCTCCGGAGGAACTTGCGCGAGCTGAGATCCCACCTGTGGCCGGGTCTGCCGGCGATTTACAAACGCTGGATCTTGAGTTCACCAACAGCCAGAGCTGCAATATCGAATTCCGAGTGACAGGTGGGGATGCACCGCTTTGGCTTTATCGAGTGAAATATCATCCCCGATAA
- a CDS encoding rhomboid family intramembrane serine protease, with amino-acid sequence MKRLVQFVPRKVPAANLFVGLNLANTLVAMALFGTHQLFAPEPDMLFRMGALVPAALFQGEYWRAITYGFIHVGALHLAFNMIALSQVGPAIESEVGTARFSVAYLLSLLGGAAAELLARGPASDLIAGASGGLFGLVGFGISYWHFYGGQFGREQRAFFLRWAAYGFLFGLLVGAAHGCHFGGLLAGSLCGFLVERERRYRDMLTPIWGGLSALLGLASALSFALMATRSF; translated from the coding sequence ATGAAACGCCTGGTCCAATTCGTCCCGCGAAAAGTGCCAGCGGCCAATTTGTTTGTGGGCCTGAATCTCGCCAACACGCTGGTCGCGATGGCGCTCTTTGGGACGCATCAATTATTTGCCCCGGAGCCCGACATGCTATTTCGCATGGGTGCGCTTGTCCCTGCTGCGTTATTCCAGGGCGAATACTGGCGCGCGATTACCTACGGATTCATCCACGTGGGCGCACTGCATCTGGCCTTCAACATGATTGCGCTTTCGCAGGTGGGGCCGGCGATCGAATCCGAGGTTGGCACAGCGCGTTTTTCCGTCGCCTACCTATTGTCGCTGCTCGGCGGCGCAGCCGCGGAATTGCTGGCCAGGGGGCCCGCGTCGGATTTGATTGCTGGAGCGTCGGGGGGCTTATTCGGCCTTGTTGGATTTGGGATTAGTTATTGGCATTTTTACGGAGGTCAGTTTGGCCGAGAACAGCGGGCCTTTTTCCTCAGGTGGGCAGCGTATGGGTTTCTGTTCGGGCTGTTAGTCGGCGCCGCTCACGGTTGTCATTTCGGCGGTCTGCTGGCGGGATCCTTATGCGGGTTCCTCGTGGAGCGAGAACGGCGATATCGCGACATGCTCACCCCGATTTGGGGGGGTCTTTCGGCGCTTTTGGGACTGGCGTCCGCTCTGTCATTCGCACTGATGGCCACTCGGTCATTCTAG
- the recR gene encoding recombination mediator RecR, whose product MRVAEALDHLIATLTRLPGIGRRSAERIAFALLRDPDGMGAALLRALDHAVQTLTPCRLCGNITARDQDPCALCSDPRRENGVLCVVEEPGDILLMERARAFKGRYHALMGRLSPMRGESPKSLRIEALLDRVRREGIREVILALNSDVEGDATASYLTETLRSMGVAVTRPARGIPAGSGLAYMDAVTLARALELRQPW is encoded by the coding sequence ATCCGCGTGGCGGAGGCGCTGGACCATCTCATTGCGACGCTCACCCGCCTGCCCGGAATTGGCCGACGCTCCGCGGAAAGGATCGCATTCGCTCTTTTGCGAGATCCAGACGGGATGGGCGCTGCGTTGCTTCGCGCTCTTGATCATGCGGTTCAAACTTTGACGCCGTGCCGTCTTTGCGGAAACATCACGGCCCGCGATCAAGATCCCTGTGCCCTTTGCTCCGATCCGCGTCGGGAAAATGGCGTGCTTTGCGTCGTGGAAGAACCCGGCGATATTTTGCTGATGGAGCGGGCGAGGGCCTTCAAGGGCAGGTATCACGCCCTGATGGGCCGGTTGTCCCCCATGCGAGGCGAGAGCCCAAAATCCCTCAGAATTGAGGCGCTTTTAGACCGAGTGCGTCGAGAGGGAATCCGTGAAGTCATCCTGGCGCTGAATTCAGACGTAGAGGGCGATGCGACTGCGTCTTACCTCACCGAGACGCTCCGTTCGATGGGCGTCGCAGTGACCCGCCCTGCGCGTGGAATTCCGGCCGGCAGCGGACTTGCCTACATGGACGCGGTCACGCTGGCCCGCGCGTTGGAACTTCGCCAACCTTGGTAG